From Coregonus clupeaformis isolate EN_2021a chromosome 2, ASM2061545v1, whole genome shotgun sequence:
catgtcaaaaagctgattaaacagcatgatcattacacaggtgcaccttgtgctggggacaataaaaggccactaaaatctgcagttttgtcacacaacacaatgccacagatgtctcaagttttgagggagcgttcaattggcatgctgactgcaggaatgtccaccagagctgttgccagataattgaatgttcacatctttaccataagctgcctccaacatagttttagagaatttggcagtatgtcaaaCCTgcttcacaaccacagaccacgtgtaaccaagccagcccaggatctccacatccggcttcttcacctgcgggatcatctgagactgaggagtatttctgtctgtaataaagcacttttgtggggaaaaactcattctgattggcttggcctggctccccagttggtgggcgggcctatgccctcccagacccacccatggctgcacccctgcccagtcaagtgaaatccatagattagggcctaatgaatttatttcaattgatttatttccctatatgaactgtatctcgtaaaattgttgaaattgtcgcatgttgcgtttttttcttcttcagtgTAGATCAGGGTTAACCCGCTATAACCGACACATTAGTCTCTTCTTCTCCGGCTTATCTGTTTTCTGAGAATAAATAACTATACAGTAGTTACTTTTTCATATGTTGTAAGATTCATATACTCTACATGTTTACAGTACCATAACTGTTTTGACACACTGGTGTGATATTTTCTATGTAGGCCTACAGTTACAGTGATCTGTTGCCTCATTATGGAATATTCGATCTCTTGAAGAACCTCTAGAGGTTATATATCAATTTTATCAGGGGCTTGTGGGGAACAATTTAATGCCATCAAACCTTTGCCACCCCGAGATTAGCCACTTTTTGGTATGTCCCATGGACTATATGTACAGTTGTCAGTTCAtgtaataatatgaaataaaactacCAAAAAAGACTGATGAAATGTAATATAATTGCGTCACAGAGATCATACAGGGAATCTCCATTAGCCAATCCGATTGCATAGATTTGAAAACGAGTGACACTCTTTTAAATATGATTGGCTCCCGGTCGTGATGACAAATACGGTGGGTGTGGTCTAATTTCTGACAAGTATCAACGTTACACGTCCATGCTTCAATCTGAAATGGTGCGGTCGGGTAAATAAATAGTGCAGTGCGTCGTAGCTTACTTTAATTGTATTTGTTACCCTTTAGTGTTATGATATCGATATTGTCACCATCAGTATATTAGTTGTGTTAGCTATACTACAGCCAGTATGTTGACCGGATGCCTGAGAAAAGGAAGTAAATCCACCAGGCTGAAGATAGCACTCATGCTCTTAGTATTGAGTTGTCAATTCGTCCATGTTCTCAGCGAAAAAGTGAGTAATGAATGAGATAATGATTTACCTATACTAATTGTTATACTACTGTATAAATATATTGTTAAACAGTTTGTGTGTAGCCTAGCTGAGTTTGATGAGAGTCTGTAGCCTACACGAGTCTGATACAATCCCCTGGCCCTGTAGTCTTCCTCTGCTCTGACTGTTGTGGAGAGTACTGAGACCAGCCTGGATGATGAGGATGCCCACCacatggaggaagagggagatcCTGAGGATTTGGAGGTGTTCCATCCCACGGATCAGTGGCAGACTCTCAAACCAGGTAATTGTTTTGTTAAAGTAGAAATGCACAGGTGTCTCATGAAGTACACATAGTAGTAATACATGTATTTTTAGTTGTATTTTATTAAGATCCCATTAGCTAGtgctaaagcagcagctactcttcctggggtccacacaaaacatgacctgacataatacagaacattaatagacaagtacAGCACaaagacagaactacatacatttaaaataagAATACACCCGTTTATACATTTATGCCTTAGCATTCCATGCATCATGTACTCAGTATAACAGCAAGCCATTTATTTTCCCATATATTGCAGTCCTTTGCTCTACTGTTACAATTGCTTTGTCTAAGCAGGTCCTGATATCCTAATCTCACAGCACCagttgttctgtaaacaccagagAGAATCTCACAAcatcattacatttgacattttatgaACCATCCGTGTCCTTGGTTCTTCCGTTGGCGTCAATAATAACAATATGAATAATCATGTGATTCATAGATGCCACAGAATGCAAGTGCAACACACGGAAACAAGAAACGGCATGGAGTATTAATGTATATGGCAGAATCAAAAGTATTCACTGTACAATATTGACATCACTCAGGCCAGGCGGTCCCAAGGGGCTCTCACGTAaggctaaacctccagacaggACAGAGGGAGGTCAAACTTGGGGAACACCAGATTCTCAAAGACCAGATAGATGGACAAAGGTAGGGATCCTGTTGAAATGTTTCTGTCAGTTGTATGAAACACCATAGattttttttgccatgtagctATTGTACAGTAGAGGGCCATACTACGTTTGCTAGAGATTACATCAGACTCACCACAGATGTTTTCTCTGTGATTCAGACAGGGGAAGGAGAACACACCAGGCCCATCCTTCAGTGCTGAGGAGCTGAAGAAGGCTCTGAAAAATATAAAAGAAGGAGTGGATCCTGAAACTAGTGACAAAGAAGAGAAGGTACGGCCTGATTTGATGTGTCTGTAGTCTCTTTTCACGGTGGAGACAAGCGGCTGTGTAAAGAGACGAATGCCTCtgtgataccatctatctttgaTTTCCCTCTCGGTCTGCAAACTATTCGTTATGGTTCTAGTGTGTTTCCCTGTGTGTTTAGGAGGCTCTCAGGGCCCAGTTTCGTCCCATGGAGGAGCTGAAAAGAGACATGGCCAAGCTGGACATGCTGATGGAGTCAGACTTCCAGGTTATGAGCAGACTGGTGTCCCAATTCAATTGCTCAAATGCCACTGTGGAGGAGAAGATGAAAGCTCTACATGACATAGAGTACCTTGTTCATCAGGTGAGCCCCCCCAGACTACAGTTAGGGAGTCAATTATGTACTAATGAGGTGGGAGGCAAGGAGATACTAATGAGGTGGGAGGCAAGGAGATACTAATGAGGTGGGAGGCAAGGAGATACTAATGAGGTGGGAGGCAAGGAGATACTAATGAGGTGGGAGGCAAGGAGATACTAATGAGGTGGGAGGCAAGGAGATACTAATGAGGTGGGAGGCAAGGAGATACTAATGAGGTGGGAGGCAATGAGATACTAATGAGGTGGGAGGcaatgatacagtgcattcggaatgtattcaagaagactcaaggctgtaatcgctgccaaaggtgtttcaacaaagtactgagtaaagggtctgaatacttatgtaaataaggtatttctgttttttattttgaatattttcaaaaatgtctaaaaatctgttttcgctctttgtcattatggggtgttgtgtgtagattgaggacaaacaataatttaattcattttagaataaggctataacgtaacaaaatgtggaaaaagggaagtggtctgaatagtttccgaatgcactgtatactaatGAGATGGGAGACAATGATATACTAATGGTTGGGGAATATAAATGGTTGAGACAATGAAAGAGATACAtcgatttttttttaaatgttaaccTTTTCATTTGATTGTAGAAATAACATTATAATTAGTTTCCTTGTTATCTGTGTTGTCAGGTGGACAATGCACAGAACCTGGCATCTAGGGGAGGATTGAAGCTTGTGGTTGATGCTTTGAACAGCACAGACTATCGCCTTCAGGAGAGTGCTGCTTTCGTCTTGGGGTCAGCTCTGTCAAGGTATAGCAGTCTCCATTAACCCATACGAACAGTCTAATTGTAAATACCAGCCAAAAGACAGAATGTTtttgtttgtatttgtgtgtgtgtgtgtcagtaacaTTGTCATTCATTATATTCTTTCTAGTAACCCGGTAGTGCAGGTGGAGGCATTTGAAAGTGGTACCCTACAGAAGCTGTTAATGTTACTCGCCACTCCACGACCCATGTCTGTTAAAAAGAAGGCAAGTCTTGTTCCCAGTTCCCACATAACCAAATCCATTCATTAGTACTCTGATTCTACAATCAGTCCAGTATATGTAGCAGAGTTTATAATCCAGTAGGAGACCCTCTTTCAATTTGCTCCGATTTGATAATAACTTGGAAATCATAATTCTCTTCCTGGCACTTTACTGATGCTAATGTTTGTCTGTATACAGGCGTTGTTTGCTGTGGCCTCTTTGCTACGTCAC
This genomic window contains:
- the sil1 gene encoding nucleotide exchange factor SIL1; this translates as MLTGCLRKGSKSTRLKIALMLLVLSCQFVHVLSEKSSSALTVVESTETSLDDEDAHHMEEEGDPEDLEVFHPTDQWQTLKPGQAVPRGSHVRLNLQTGQREVKLGEHQILKDQIDGQRQGKENTPGPSFSAEELKKALKNIKEGVDPETSDKEEKEALRAQFRPMEELKRDMAKLDMLMESDFQVMSRLVSQFNCSNATVEEKMKALHDIEYLVHQVDNAQNLASRGGLKLVVDALNSTDYRLQESAAFVLGSALSSNPVVQVEAFESGTLQKLLMLLATPRPMSVKKKALFAVASLLRHFPFAQSHFLKLGGLQVLGDIFRASGGGAVRVRIVTIIYDMINEKELISQTGLDPIPDASHNERLRQYAQVSLQPLLAEQGWCSLVPELLASPEHDWKEKALRTILAMMPHCQTQYRQDNALSSSLSALQEQYQELVLTEQVLGDEDGYFGEILALLETVVLKLK